A section of the Pectinophora gossypiella chromosome 11, ilPecGoss1.1, whole genome shotgun sequence genome encodes:
- the LOC126370792 gene encoding uncharacterized protein LOC126370792, whose translation MIPNLNWLLFIFLTSFIVESITKEVASERSKILSRRRRYVTFPEGSSFSCAGCMTVGVIGQPAPSSAPGTFTFGLNWGIAYELPNATESLRFYHKKYKYKKLQPMMQRRNRRELYEKLEAIIDNMGYNGRQCILKTLCETTQRLVPHGENMVEEMFRTLFTLPMSKVLQTEPLEHTIYDSAHRLGVLLENCDIYKCPLSLVDLAQGYYNAPAPKMDSGLRPWSLFSSTFG comes from the exons atgattccTAATTTAAATTGGCTTTTGTTTATATTTCTGACCAGTTTTATAGTTGAGAGTATTACTAAAGAGGTTGCAAGTGAAAGATCGAAAATTTTATCGCGAAGAAGGCGGTATGTCACTTTCCCTGAAGGATCAAGTTTCTcg TGCGCCGGCTGCATGACAGTAGGTGTGATCGGCCAGCCAGCTCCATCATCAGCCCCAGGTACCTTCACCTTCGGCCTGAACTGGGGCATCGCGTATGAGCTGCCCAACGCCACGGAGTCACTCAG ATTCTATCACAAGAAGTACAAGTACAAAAAGCTGCAGCCCATGATGCAGAGGAGGAACAGACGAGAATTGTATGAGAAATTAGAGGCGATTATTGATAA TATGGGTTACAACGGCAGGCAGTGTATTCTGAAGACTCTCTGTGAGACTACACAGCGACTGGTTCCTCACGGAGAAAACATGGTTGAGGAAATGTTCAGAACTCTGTTTAc GCTACCAATGTCAAAGGTTCTGCAAACAGAACCACTAGAGCACACTATATACGACTCAGCACATCGACTAGGAGTGTTACTAGAAAATTGTGACATTTATAAATGTCCGTTATCTTTAGTGGACTTAGCACAAGGGTATTATAATGCTCCAGCACCAAAAATGGACAGTGGATTACGTCCTTGGTCGTTGTTTAGTAGTACTTTTGGGTAA
- the LOC126370743 gene encoding uncharacterized protein LOC126370743, producing the protein MNLKYRIMFIVFLVPQCVWSNGHCPNLKTDVKSIRKRRHLVFPDGSNFVLTMDFAKTFLTHVPSGWFVTMDLDVVYLLPDKKFISSHLRRKLHHRQKRELWERIRDALNLHNMNGHACILRSICEAKTHLAPPGKSLVHDVLRVIFTAPLEEKEFAEEMGDIYNDLSDPDLCERSTACPFSIINFILSFNKKRK; encoded by the exons atgaatttGAAGTATAGGATAATGTTTATAGTATTCTTAGTGCCTCAGTGTGTATGGTCGAATGGTCATTGCCCCAACTTGAAGACAGACGTCAAGTCCATCAGAAAACGAAGGCATCTGGTGTTCCCGGATGGCAGTAATTTCGTT CTAACAATGGACTTTGCGAAGACTTTCCTCACCCATGTTCCATCAGGCTGGTTCGTGACGATGGATTTAGACGTGGTGTACCTTCTGCCAGATAAGAAGTTTATCAGCTCTCACTTAAGGAGGAAACTCCATCACCGACAAAAGAGAGAGCTATGGGAACGGATCAGAGATGCTCTAAATCT ACATAACATGAACGGCCATGCTTGTATCCTAAGAAGTATCTGCGAGGCGAAGACCCATTTGGCTCCGCCTGGGAAATCCTTAGTTCATGACGTACTCAGAGTCATTTTCAC gGCACCCCTAGAAGAGAAGGAGTTTGCAGAGGAAATGGGAGACATTTACAACGATTTATCAGACCCTGACCTTTGTGAACGAAGTACCGCGTGTCCGTTTTCtattattaatttcatattatcctttaataaaaaaagaaaatga